TGGTTACGCCCGCAAAGCGAACGATGGCCTCGATCGGCACCACCGTGCGCTCATCAGCCCGCTTGGTGACCACCGAGGCTTTGACGAATCCGCCGGGCCGCAGGGCGCGATCTTCGTTGGGAATCGCCACTTCGACCTGGAAGGTCCGACTGTCGACGTCGACCGCCGGATTGATCCACGTCACGGTGCCATCGAAGACGCGGCCCGGATGCGAGGCCACGGTGAGGCGCACTTCCTGCCCAACGGTGGCGTAGGGCGTGTATTGTTCGGGCACATTGACCCACATCCGCAGCGGCTTGTCGATGATCAGGTGCAGGACTTCTTCCCCCTCGCGGATCATCTGCCCTTCGGAGACGGTGCGCTTGGTGACGGCATACTCGATCGGCTCGTTGAGTCCGGTCGGCGGCTTGGTCGGCTCGGGAGCACGCACGATCAGATCTTCGCGCGCCTGGCGGGCTACCTCCAAGTCCACGCGGCTGGCCATGGCCGAGGCCAGTGTGGCGCGGGCGGAAAGAATCGCGTTATCGAGTGCGGCTTGCTTGTCGCGCAGCTCGAATTCGGCATCCGCGAACGATTCGGCGGTATTCACTTTCTTTTCGGCCAGCCGTTGCTCTCGAGCGAATTTTTGCTCGGCTCGATCAGCCGCCGCTTGGGCCTGACGCACCGCCGGCAGTTGAGCGATGTTGAAATCTCCCTTGGGAAGTTCATGCAGCCCGAGCTTGGCTAGTTCCGAAATCAGTCGCTGCTCGGCTTGGCGCACGGCCAGGTCGGCGTTGATCGCTTCGAGCTCCACGAGCGGCTCACCCGGCTTTACCCGGTCGCCCACGTCATGCAGCACCTTGACCACGCGGCCCGATTTCTCGGCGCCGACTTTGACATCTTCCCAACCTTTGAGGGTGCCCACGACGTCGACCGTGGTTTCCACCGTGCGCCGCTCGGCCTTTGCCACGGTGACCGGCACGACCTTGGGGCCGGTCTGCGCGGCCAGTGGCTCGACATCATCGTGCCCACAGCCAACGGCACAAATGCACAGCAGCAGGCCGCCGCAGGCGAATAAGATTTTTTGTCCCGAACTTCGCATAACTTCAATTCCTTTGCGATTCGCTCAGTGAGCGTCTCGCGTGATCGGCAAACCCATCCAACAAATCGGTAACTAAACGACGCGCGAGGCCGGCGTCGAGGTTCAGGTCGCGGTACAAATAGTCCATCGTGTAAATTGCCACCAGCCCGCGCACGGCGGCCGTGCATTCCTCGATTCGCTCGGCGGCGATGATTCTTTCGGTGGCCAGTCCGCCAACGACGCTAGCAACCAGCTCAGCCAGGTGCTGACCTAGGTCGGCCATCATGGCCGAGAGGTGTGAATTGCGCGGGCCGAAGAAGACGGCGTAGGTAAAGCGAGCCAGGTCGGGCTGTTCACGGCAGAGGCGGAAATGCTCTTCGACGAGCGCGA
The nucleotide sequence above comes from Pirellulales bacterium. Encoded proteins:
- a CDS encoding TetR/AcrR family transcriptional regulator, with protein sequence MSIPVSHGVASSEIADRIARAAARLFASEGYDATSVRNIVEAAAVTKPTLYYYFESKELLAQRLLTDALDNLAVGLRQILAGPGTATEKLVALVEEHFRLCREQPDLARFTYAVFFGPRNSHLSAMMADLGQHLAELVASVVGGLATERIIAAERIEECTAAVRGLVAIYTMDYLYRDLNLDAGLARRLVTDLLDGFADHARRSLSESQRN
- a CDS encoding efflux RND transporter periplasmic adaptor subunit; the encoded protein is MRSSGQKILFACGGLLLCICAVGCGHDDVEPLAAQTGPKVVPVTVAKAERRTVETTVDVVGTLKGWEDVKVGAEKSGRVVKVLHDVGDRVKPGEPLVELEAINADLAVRQAEQRLISELAKLGLHELPKGDFNIAQLPAVRQAQAAADRAEQKFAREQRLAEKKVNTAESFADAEFELRDKQAALDNAILSARATLASAMASRVDLEVARQAREDLIVRAPEPTKPPTGLNEPIEYAVTKRTVSEGQMIREGEEVLHLIIDKPLRMWVNVPEQYTPYATVGQEVRLTVASHPGRVFDGTVTWINPAVDVDSRTFQVEVAIPNEDRALRPGGFVKASVVTKRADERTVVPIEAIVRFAGVTKLFVVNDGKARDIPVETGTEGSGWIEVQGDMPTDATVVVSGQTQLADGTSVTIRQPEEPAAEAARAKTDHERSPSDTTAG